Genomic segment of Desulfobacteraceae bacterium:
CCACGCGGTCCTTCTCGTCGCCGTAGTCGGTGGTTTTGAACCACAGGGCCCCGTCCTTGGGATAGATCAGCCCGCTTTCGCGGAAGGCGGAGATGGCCCGGGCTACCTTGCTGCTGTCGTAGAGCGACTGTTCGCTAAACCACCGGTCGAAGCCCACCCCGAAAGCCTCCAGGTCCTCGCGGATGCCGCTTAAGATGCGGTCGGCGGCGTAGCGGGCGCAGATCGCGACGGCCTCGTCCGTCTCCAGCCGGAGGATGTCGGTTCGGCCGGCGGCGTGGAGTTCGCGGGCCAGCTCGCCAACGTAAGCGCCCTGGTAGCAGTCTTCGGGAAAGGCCTCCGGCGGGTCGCCGGCGTACAGTTCGCGGTAGCGCAGATAGACGCTGCGGCCCAGGGTGTTGATCTGGCGTCCGGAGTCGTTGATGTAGTACTCTCGCTGGACGTCGTAGCCGCAGAAGGCCAGGATCCTGGCCACCGTGTCGCCCACCGCGGCCCCGCGGCCGTGGCCGACATGCAGGGGGCCGGTGGGGTTGGCGCTGACGAACTCCACCTGGACTTTCCGGCCGCGACCCTGCCGGGAGGCACCGAAGCGGGCGTCGGCGCTGTGGATGGCCTGCACCACCGGCTGCCAGGCGGCCGGCGGGATGAAGAAATTGATGAAGCCCGGCCCGGCGATTTCGGTTTTGGCCAGCAGGCCCTCGCTGTCCTCCAGATTATCGATCAACGCCGCGGCGATTTTACGGGGCGCCATTTTCTGATGGGCGGCCATCACCATCGCCAGGTTGGTGGAGAAGTCGCCGTGGCTTTCGATCTTGGGCTCTTCGATGAGTACCTCGGGAAGCTGCTCCGAGGAAAGCGCCCCGCGCTCGTAGGCGCGCCTGGCGGCCTGCAGCACCAGGCGTTGAATTTTTTGTTTCATTAAAAACCCGCTCCTGTGATAATGAGCTTCTCTTAAAACGGGACGACCCGTCCTGGCCGGATCGTGTGCGGGCCGCCGGGTCGTGTGCTTTTGGCAAAGAAGCCAATTCATAAAGAGTTTTGCTACTCAAGTCAAGATCCTTCGGCCCCCTCGAAGGGCCTTGGAGCCCCGTTCGGCCGGGACCCGGGCGTAAGGGGGGCGCGTACCTGCGGGAGGAACCGATGCTGGTCAAAAACTGGATGAGTCGTGAAGTGATCACGGTGGATGCCAATCAGTCTCTGCACGAGGCCATTCGCCTGACCAAGGAGAAACGGATCAACAGCCTGCCGGTGCTGGACCGCGGCAACCTCGTGGGCATCATCAGCGACCGGGACCTGAAGGAGGCCTCGGCCTCCGACGCCACCACCCTGGACGTTCACGAACTGATGTTCCTGATCTCGAAGATCAAGGTCCGCACCGTGATGACCCCCAACCCCATCACCGTGCTTCCGGACCACACCATCGAGGAGGCCGCGGCGATCCTGCTGGAGCACCGCATCTCCAGCCTGCCGGTCTTGACCGTCGCCCGGCAGATGGTGGGCATCATCACCCGCTCGGATATGTTCAAGGTGATCATCTCCCTCACCGGGCTGGGGAAAAAAGGCATCCAGATGGCGCTGCGGCTCAGGGC
This window contains:
- the argS gene encoding arginine--tRNA ligase gives rise to the protein MKQKIQRLVLQAARRAYERGALSSEQLPEVLIEEPKIESHGDFSTNLAMVMAAHQKMAPRKIAAALIDNLEDSEGLLAKTEIAGPGFINFFIPPAAWQPVVQAIHSADARFGASRQGRGRKVQVEFVSANPTGPLHVGHGRGAAVGDTVARILAFCGYDVQREYYINDSGRQINTLGRSVYLRYRELYAGDPPEAFPEDCYQGAYVGELARELHAAGRTDILRLETDEAVAICARYAADRILSGIREDLEAFGVGFDRWFSEQSLYDSSKVARAISAFRESGLIYPKDGALWFKTTDYGDEKDRVVVRNNGLTTYFASDISYHEDKFRRGFERVIDVWGADHHGYVPRMTAAIEASGRRRDQFHVILVQLVNLLRAGQPVAMSTRAGEFVTLRDVINEVGRDAARFIFLTRHYDSPLDFDLELAKQKTNDNPVYYVQYVHARIASISRKAAENGVALEPPSEALLAPLTAPEEIQLLKALARYPEVVAQSAQLLEPHRITYFLMGLAAAFHAYYNRHRVLTDDPALTQARLCLVLAVQKVIRNGLNLLGVSAPESM
- a CDS encoding CBS and ACT domain-containing protein; its protein translation is MLVKNWMSREVITVDANQSLHEAIRLTKEKRINSLPVLDRGNLVGIISDRDLKEASASDATTLDVHELMFLISKIKVRTVMTPNPITVLPDHTIEEAAAILLEHRISSLPVLTVARQMVGIITRSDMFKVIISLTGLGKKGIQMALRLRAEDGEIQRVREVLRRYGVRVISILSSAEELSGGFRKVYFRFENLNRADLPELLEAVKSQATVLYVVDHRENQRMIFADA